In the genome of Polynucleobacter sp. TSB-Sco08W16, the window CTCAATCTCAAAGGCATAGACTATGAAGTAATCCCCGTCCATTTAAATAAAAATGGCGGCGATCAACTTTCAGAGGCATACACCAACAAGAATCCCAATCGCCTAGTACCGCTATTCGATGATGGAAAAACTCATATTCATCAATCATTGGCCATCATTGAGTACTTAGAAGAAATGCAGCCCAATCCGTCGCTACTCCCTATCTCACCTATTGATCGTGCGTGGGTACGCGCTCTTGCTTTAGATATCGCTAGCGATATTCACCCTATCGATAATTTAAGAGTCTTGCGCTACTTAATAAAACAACTGGGAATTAGTGTAGAAGCAAAAGACACTTGGTATCAACATTGGATAACAGTTGGCTTAGCTAGCTTAGAAAAGCGCCTCAGTAGCGACAGACGTGTGGGTCGCTTTGCCTATGGTGATCAACCGGGTCTCGTTGATATTTGCTTAGTACCGCAACTATTTAATGCCCTAGCCAGCAAAATAGATTTAAGTCCTTATCCAACACTCGTGCGCATCTTAAATGAATGCATGGGGCTTCCTGCTTTTATCAGCGCCTCCTGGGAAAAGCAAATAGATGCGGAAGGATTAAATCCCGCTATTCCACCACAGGCAAAATGACAGGGTAAGCAAGGAACCCACCGTGGTAATCAATACCACCCGAGAAATAATGCTGCCATCTGCTTTGTAATACTGGGCTAACATAAACGGTCCTGTCCCCGTTGGTAATGCACTCAAAATGACAATCGCATTTAACCAAAGTGTGGGTAATTTCAAAATCGGCCCAGCAATTACCCATGCAATGATGGGTTGAATAATGAGTTTAGCAATACTAATACCCCATGCTTGACTGGATACTGCTTTACTTTTTTGTAGCAAAAATAATCCGATCGATACTAAAGCGCAAGGAGTCGCAGCTGCAGCTAAAAATGAAATAATTTGTGCGATAGGGTCATACATTGCTACGTTGCAAGACGCCCACAGTAAGCCGGCAACTGGCGCAATCAAGAGTGGATTACTACAAAGCGATCTCAGTACACTCAAAATAACATCATGGGACTTTTTATGAGACAAGATCCCAATCTCAATTAATACTGTAGCCAACGCAAACATCACAAAAACAATGAAAGTCGCAATGATGGCGGGCGCCAATCCATCTTGCCCCAAAGCTAGCGCACAAAGGGGGATGCCCATATAGCCCGTATTTGAATAGGAGGCGCTGAGGCCATTAAAGCTCGCTGCCGCTAAGTCCCCACTTCTCCAATAGCTAGCACCAAGCACTAAAACAAAAACAATCAGACAACTTAAGAAGAAAGCAGTGATGAATTCTAGTTGCCAAAGTGTTTGCCATCCACTATTGGCTGCAAAATTAAAAAGTTGGGCTGGTAAGGCCAGCCAAACTACGAAGCGATTTAGCTCAATCGATGCACTCTCGCCTAATTTGCCTGCGCGACCACAGACATACCCAATCAGTATGAGTGCAAATACAGGTAGGACTACATTAAATACGTAGAGCAATTGATTTAAATCTTAAGAGATCTTCTTCAAAGTTTTGATATAGCGCTGAGCATTTTTTACGTAGCGCCCAGCAATCGCACCGATACTATTGATTTGCTCCGGACTTAACTCTTTAACTGCCTTAGCAGGCGAGCCAATAATCATTGAGCCATCAGGAAATTCTTTTCCTTCGGTGATGAGTGCACCAGCCCCAACTAAGCAATGCTTACCAATCTTGGCACCATTCAAAATCACTGCGCCGATGCCAACTAAGCTACCGTCGCCAATATGGCAACCATGCAACATGACTTGGTGACCAACAGTCACACCCTTACCAATGATGAGCTCATAACCAGGATCGGTATGCAGAACAGATGCATCTTGCACGTTACTGCCCTCACCAATTTGAATCAGGTCGTTATCGCCACGGATAACAACTTTGGGCCAAATATTGGCATCCTTTTGGAGCTCTACTTTACCAATCACTTCTGCACTTTCAGCAACCCAAGCGCCCTCAGCAAGTTGAGGGACATTTCCATCTAGTTCAAATATGGCCATAAATTTATTATCAATTCTCTAGGGTCATCCCTAATCACATAGAGATATCATTATTCCAATGTCCTAGTTTATGATAGTTCCACATACATATAAGGGAGAACCCATGAAGAAAGTCCTCGTAGTTTTAGCCGCTCTTGCAGCATTTTCTGGCCTAGCGCAGGCACAAGAATCCGTCAAAGTTCTCAGCACACAAGAGCTCGTCAATGTTTGCAAGCTTCCAGCCAGCCCAGAATCACGTAGCTTCTGTATTGGTTATTCAACTGCAATTTATGACACGTATCTAGCTACACGTCATCCCCAGCGTGCAAAACCATTTATTTGTGTAAAACAGCCAGCTCCAGGTCGTGATGAAGTTATTGCTGATTTTGTCAAGTTTGGCCAATCCAACCAACAAGTTGCTGATAAACCAGCCTCAGGTGTTTTCTTGGGCTTCTTGGCCGCACGTTTTCCTTGCGCCAGAAAATAATTCAGACAAGCAAATCAATTCAAAATTAATTTAAAGGATCCGTTGATATGAAAAAAATTATCGCGATTACCGCAGCAATTCTTACAGTAGCTGGCTGCTCAAATATGAGCAATACTGAACAACGTACATTATCTGGCGCAGGTATTGGTGCAGCAGCTGGCGCTGTTGGTACCGCCATTTTCCATGGCAATCCAATTTGGGGTGCCGTTGGTGGCGCAGCGGTTGGCGCAGCATCTGGCTATGTATACGATGCTTACAAAAAAGAGCAGGCATCGGAATACAACGCTGGTTATAACGCTGGCAAGACTAACAAACCTGCAAACGCACCAAACTAATTTAACGCTTTAAGTATTACAGCATCAAAATGCCCAGCTTGTATTAATTTACAAGCTGGGTTTTTATTTGGATGTCACCTGCTAAGGCCTTATGAATCGGGCACTTATTAGCAATTTCGATTAGACGTACTTTCTCTTCCGCGCTTAAGCTGCCAATTAATTGGATATCACGGGTAAACGTCTCAACATCATCTAGACGCTCAATATCTACCGTCACAATCGCATTCTCCAAGCTCATCGACTTGCGACCTGCATACATTTTTAATGTCATGCTTGTACATGCAGCCAATGCCGCACCCAGATACTCGTGCGGAGTAGGGCCAGTTTCTGTGCCGCCATTGCTGGTGTAAGCATCCGATAAGAAATGTAAATCTCCCACGGTCAATTTTTGCTGTAAAGGTCCTTCACCGAACTGCGATACCACTTTTTTCATGATGTCTCCAATTATCTCAAGTCACTATTTTCTCATTACTCATTCAAACCACAGTAGGCTTACTTACTTTTTCCGCCACTGGCAATCCAGCTTTTTTCCACGCACTATAGCCACCCTCCAAATGAGAAACATTAGGAACCCCCATTCTCTGTAAGGTCTCAGTTGCTAAAGCGGATCGCCAAGCAGAAGCGCAATATAAAACTAAACGCCTACCTTCGCCAAAAATAGGTTTGTAATACGGGCTGTCTGGATCAACCCAAAATTCCAGCATGCCACGTGGTGCATGTAGCGCGTTTGGAATCATGCCTTCACGCTCAAGCTCGCGAATATCCCGTATATCTACAAATACCGTACTGGGATCAGCCAATAATTTCTGTGCTTGATCTAAGGGCACCGTTTCAACCTGCGCCATTGCATCATCAATCAGCGCCTGATATCCAATCTTCAATTTCACCAAAATCTCCTAAAGTGAAAGCATCCCAAATCATTGGGCCACCTGCTAACATTCTGCTATGAACTTTACCCCTACAGAACTTGGCGCAAGCATTATTTTTGCAATTGCCGTCCTGCACACCTTTTGCACAGGTTATTTTGAGTCTTTAGCCAAAAATTCTCCAAGGCATGCCGGTCTTTGGCATCTCTTAGGTGAGGTAGAAATTGTCTTCGGTTTTTGGGCTGCTGTACTTGTGATCTACATGTCTCTCATAGACAGCCTGGGCTCTGCTAAAGCATATTTAGACCAACGAAACTTTACTGAACCCTTATTTGTTTTTGCCATCATGATTGTGGCGGGTAGCAAGCCTATCTTATTTGTTTCCACACAAATCCTACATAAGCTTGCACAAGGACTACAGTTTTTATTACGCACCCGTAGCGCACCAACGCTTTATTTTTTAACGCTTGGCATTACCCCACTCCTTGGCTCACTCATTACAGAGCCAGCAGCAATGACACTTGCCGCATTTCTGTTGCGCGACCTAGTCTACCGTCACAAATGCTCGAAGACTTTACTCTTTGGAACTTTGGGTGTTCTTTTCGTCAATATTTCGATTGGCGGCACGCTTACTAATTTTGCTGCGCCTCCCGTGCTGATGGTTGCCTCTACTTGGCAATGGAGTTCAGCATTCATGTTTTCTAACTTTGGATTGGAATCATGCATTGCTATTTTTATCAATGCCCTTGCTGCCACTTTGCTGTTTCATCAGCAGTTGATTGAACCCAACACTGCTAATAAAGAAAATAGAATACCGTTCGCCGTAATTTTCATGCACCTCCTCTTTTTGTTTGGTGTGGTCATATTTGCACACGATCCGATTATTTTTATGTGGTTATTGCTGTTTTTTATTGGTTACACCACCGCCTATCCAAAACATCAAAGCCCGCTAATTCTCAAAGAAGCTTTACTGGTGGGCTTCTTCTTGGCTGGATTAGTGGTCTTAGGAGGCCTTCAAGGATGGTGGTTACAACCAATCCTTGAGATGATGAGTCCTACAGCGGTGTTTTATGGCAGCTTAACGCTCACAGCGATTACCGATAATGCTGCGCTGACGTATTTAGGTTCGCTTGTTACCGGAACCTCATTGGATTTCAAACTAGCCTTAGTGGGCGGAGCAGTGGCTGGTGGAGGCCTTACAGTCATTGCTAATGCACCAAATCCTGCTGGCATCGCCATACTCCGCGGCCATTTTCCTGGCGGCGCTGTGTCAGCTGTCTACCTGCTACTGGCCGCAATACCGCCCACACTGGTTGCGATTGCGGCTTACCGACTCTTATAAGAAGGTCAAACCCGTTCTCACAGTAAAATCTGAGCTTCGCCCCCAGCTATAAACCTGAGAACGGCATATGAAAAAGCTCTATATCAAAACCTTTGGCTGCCAAATGAACGAGTACGACTCGGGCAAGATGGCAGACCTCCTCCATGCTGATGAAGGCATGGTCATGACTGACACTCCCGAAGATGCGGATGTCGTACTCTTAAATACGTGCTCGATTCGAGAAAAAGCAGAAGATAAAGTGTTCTCTGATCTGGGTCGCTTACGTGAACTCAAAAAAACGAAGCCTGATCTATTAATTGGAGTTGGTGGTTGTGTTGCCAGTCAAGAAGGTCAACAAATCGTCAGTCGTGCGCCTTATGTAGATGTGGTGTTTGGTCCACAAACATTACATCGCTTAACAGACCTCATTGCTCAGCGTCGAAAAACTGGAGTTTCTCAAGTAGACATTTCTTTCCCAGAGATTGAAAAGTTTGATCACCTCCCTGCCTCACGCCAGACCCGTGGCTCAGCTTATGTTTCGATCATGGAAGGCTGCTCAAAATATTGCAGTTACTGCGTCGTACCTTATACCCGTGGTGAAGAAGTATCTAGGCCATTTGATGATGTCCTGACTGAGGTTGCTGGACTTGCCAGCAAGGGCGTCAAAGAAATTGTTCTTCTTGGGCAAAACGTCAATGCCTATCTTGGGAAAATGGGTGGCACCGAAGAGATTGCTGACTTTGCGCTTCTCATTGAGTACATTGCAGAAATTCCTGGGGTTGAACGCATACGCTTTACAACCAGTCACCCGAAAGAATTTACACAGCGCTTAATCGATGTTTATGCAAAGGTACCAAAGCTTGTAAGCCATCTTCACTTGCCGGTACAGCATGGGTCAGACGCCATGCTATCGGCGATGAAACGTGGCTATACAGCGCTTGAGTACAAAAGCATTATTCGCAAGATGCGCGCTGTTCGTCCAGACCTCACCCTCTCTAGCGATTTCATTGTGGGTTTTCCAGGGGAAACTGATGCGGACTTTGAGAAACTCTTAAAGATGGTTAGAGAACTAGAGTTTGATAATAGCTTTTGCTTTATATTCAGTCCGCGTCCTGGAACGCCAGCTGCAAACTTAAGTGATGACACGCCCTACGAAGTGAAGCTGAAACGCTTGCAAACATTACTTAGCGTGATTGAAGGACAAGCCAATCACATTAGTCAAAAAATGTTAGGTAATACCGAGAAGGTATTGATTGAAGGTTTGGCAAAAGATGGCGTAAACCTGCAAGGGCGCGCTGAAAATAATCGCGTGATTCACTTCAAAGCACCCGCTCAAAATATTGAGCCTTTCATTGGCAAAATGGCTGATATACAGATTACCGAAGTGCTCAACTACACCCTGAGAGGCGAATTAGTAGGGGCCCATGCAAACTAATCCTAGGCCAAGTAACTCCAAGCTCGTTATCGACATTCAGTTTGCAAGCCCTGCAATTGAGTCTACGATCGAAAAGACCGCCTCTAATGTGCTAATTAGGAAGTGGATTAAATCTACGACTAATAAAGAGGGTCTATTGACACTGCGCTTTGTAAATGCAGCTGAGGGTAAAAAGCTGAACTTTGCATTTCGCAAAAAAGATTACGCTACCAATGTTTTAACCTTTCCTTATGAGCATTCGAAAGGTTATGTTGTAGCAGATATTATTTTTTGTCTGCCCGTGATTCAGAAAGAAGCGAAAGCACAAGGCAAGACGTTAAAGGCGCACTTAGCTCATTTAATTATTCATGGCTGCCTGCATGCCCATGGATTCGATCACGAAGTAGAAAAAGACGCTAAAAAGATGGAGGCTCTAGAAATTGCCCTCCTTAAAAAATTAGGCTTTGCTAACCCCTATCTGTCGCTGTAATTCTTAATCTGACACATTTCTACGCTATTCTTGCAAGATGTCTGACCCCAAATCCCTATTAGATCGCTTAGCTGATTTTTTATCTCCTCAACCGACTAGTCCTAGTGAACGTCGTCAAGAGCTGATTGATACACTCCGCGAGGCCCAAATAGAAGGCCTCATTGATGCCGATGCACTGTCAATGATTGAGGGTGTATTTCAAGTAGGCCAGCTATCTGCACGAGATATCTTGGTGCCGCGCGCGCAAATCGATTGGATTGATATCAATCTACCCCTTTCTGAAATTGTAAAAAGCGTCATTGAAGCTGCACATTCTCGCTTTCCAGTATTTGAAGGAACTCGTGATAACGTCATCGGAATTCTGCTTGCCAAGGATCTACTACGTCACTCCACTGAAAAAGATTTTCAGGTGCGCGACTGGTTACGCCCAGCAGTGTTTATTCCTGAATCAAAACGTTTAAGCGTTTTATTGCGTGACTTTAAAGACAATCGTAATCACTTAGCTGTAGTGGTTGATGAATACAGCGGAATCGCAGGTATCATCACCATCGAAGATGTTCTGGAGCAAATTGTTGGTGACATTGAGGATGAACACGATATTGATGAAGAGGCGGATAACATCATTTCTTTAGATAACGGTGATATTCGCATCAAAGGAATTACTGAACTCGAGCAGTTGAACGACAAGCTTGGCACTCACTTTGCAGTTGAAGACATTGAAACAGTTGCCGGTCTCGTAATTCAGCATCTAGGTCGCGTTCCTAAAATGGGCGAGCTCATTGAAATAGAAGGTATTGAATTTGAAGTGCAGCGCGCTGATCCGCGGCAAATACATATCTTGCTAGCGCGACAAGCATCCAAAAAAGCTGACTAAGGACCCCCTTTGCTTAAGCAGCAATCCTCTAAGAGTCTTTATGCAGTACAAGTGCTGATCCTTTTTTCATTAGGCGCATTACTCGCTGGAGCTGCAGAACTGCCTTATGGCGGCTGGATTCAGATTCCTATTCTCAGTTTTATTTGGTGGCAACTAGATACTCAAAAATCTAAGTCCTTCAAAAACTTTTTTGCTCTTGGATTTGCTTTTGGGCTTGGCTACTTCGTAATCGGCTTGTGGTGGCTCTATATCAGCTTGCATGATGTAGGCGGCATGAACTCGCTGCTTTCATGTGTCGCCGTATTTTTACTTTCAGCTTATGTAGCGCTCTATTTTTCTGTCGCAACAGCATCAATACGTCTTTTTAAAAACACGAGCATGCTTGGATTATTTCTAGCGTCTAGTTGGGTAATAAGTGAGTATTTACGTGGCGAAATATTTACGGGTTTTCCATGGATGGGGCTTGCTGAGGCCCAAGTGAATGGGCCTTTTGCTGGTATTGCGCCTTATGTAGGCGGTCTAGGTTGCACATTTTTAACTGTCTATGTCTCCTGGCAAATCACTAGACTCAAAAATGCATTCTTGAATAGTGCTACATCAATAATCTTCATTGGCGCACTAACAATCATTTCAAGCCTATGGAGCTTTACCAAGCCAACTGGTGAACCCATTACCGTTGAATTAATTCAGGGAAATTTTGCTCAAAGCCTCATATTTAGACCTGAGGGTATATTGAAGCAAATTCAGTTCTATGATGCCTCAATATCGCAGTCACAGGCAGAGCTGGTAGTTGCTCCAGAGACTGCTTTTCCCTGGCCAGAACATAACTTACCTAGCGGTCTTATTGAGAACTTGCAAAGCCTATCCAATCGAACAGGCAATAACTTTCTCTTTGGAGTCATTGGTAGAGACGCTGATGCAACAAATGGTCGAGAGTATTCCAATCGTGCACTAGGCATCTCGCAGAATTCGTCAGCTTATCTCTATGATAAAAATCATTTGGTACCTTTTGGTGAATTTATTCCACCTGGTTTTCATTGGTTTATTAATGCCTTTAGCGTTCCCTTAAGCGACTTTGCAAGAGGCGGAAATGATCAAGCCAATTTCACTGTTCGAAGAAAAAATCAACCCTCGCTTCATGCAGCCATCACTATTTGTTATGAAGATGTTTTTGGTGGTGAACTTGCCAGTCGAATTCGGCGCAATCCAGAATCTACTAATCTCTTGATTAACTTAACTAACTTGGCTTGGTTTGGTCAATCTCAAGCACCCGCTCAACAATTACGACTTTCACAATTGCGCTCCCTAGAAACCGGTCTGCCGGCTTTGCGTGCTACCAACACGGGCATTACCTCGGTACTGGGATCCAATGGGAAGATATTGCAATCCCTGCCAGAATTCACCCAAGGAAGTTTGAACGCCCAAGTGCAGGCCTATTCTGGCAAAACGCCTTATGTCCTCTGGGGAAATATCCCTATTTTGAGTATTTCCAGCCTCCTGCTGATCTGGGGCTTTATTCGTCATCGACGTTTTTAGTCATTTTTGACTCTGCAGCATCCTAGCCATGTAAAATCAATGGCTTAGCCAGGTTAATCATGCTTACTTTTCAGCAAATCATTCTCAAACTTCAAGATTATTGGGACCAACAAGGTTGTGCCCTATTGCAACCTATCGACCTCGAGGTTGGTGCTGGTACGTCTCATACCGCCACTTTCTTACGTGCCATCGGTCCAGAACCCTGGAAGGCGGCCTATGTTCAGCCATCTCGCCGACCAAAAGATGGTCGCTACGGTGAGAACCCCAATCGCTTGCAACACTACTATCAATATCAGGTAGTTCTCAAGCCTGCTCCAGAAAATATTCTTGAGCTCTACTTAGGCTCTCTTGCAGCACTTGGACTTGACCTCAAAGAAAATGATATTCGTTTTGTAGAAGACGATTGGGAAAACCCAACGCTAGGCGCATGGGGATTGGGTTGGGAGGTTTGGCTCAACGGCATGGAAGTTACCCAATTCACTTACTTTCAGCAAGTAGGGGGCTTAGATTGCAAACCCGTCTTGGGTGAAATCACTTACGGTATTGAACGTTTGGCAATGTATATCCAAAACTGTTCAAACGTATATGACCTTGTTTGGGCTGAAGGAATTTCTTATGGTGACGTATATCACCAGAATGAAGTTGAGCAATCTTGCTACAACTTCGAACACTCCAACACTGACCTTCTGTTTGCCAACTTCAGCAACTATGAAAGCGAAGCAAAGCGCTTAATGGAAGTACCGTTGGCATTGCCTGCGTATGAGATGGTTCTCAAAGCTGCGCATACCTTTAACCTCTTGGATGCACGTGGCGCCATCTCAGTGACCGAGCGTGCTGCCTATATTGGCCGCATCCGAAACCTATCTCGCGCAGTTGCCCAAGCTTATTTCGAATCCCGAGAAAAACTCGGCTTCCCTATGTGTCAACGCCAAGCCAAAGTATGAGCACATCTAACTCCAACCCTCAATCAGCCAACTTATTGATTGAAGTATTCACTGAAGAATTACCGCCGAAGTCACTTCGTCGTTTGGGTGATGCCTTTAGTGAGGGTATTTTTAATGCTCTCAAAGCAGCTAATCTCACAACAGAATCATCTGCTGTTAATAGCTTTGCTACCCCCCGTCGTCTAGCAGTTCAGATTAGTAATGTACTCAGTCAAGCGCAAGACTATCCAGTGAGAGAAAAGTTACTGCCAACGAGTATTGCTTATGACGCTGAGGGACAAGCAACGCCCCCCTTACTAAAAAAATTAGCAGCACTTGGCTATGGTGATATTGACCTTGCTACTTTGGAAAAATCAGGCGAAGGTAAGAATGAGGCGCTTTTTCTAAACGTCATTGCAAAAGGTGCAGCGCTCGAGCAAACCGCACAAACTGCACTTGAGCAAACGCTGAGCAAGCTACCAATCGCAAAAATGATGCACTACCAAGTGCTTCAAAAAGATGGCCAGTTAGTCGATGTCCAATTTGCACGTCCTGCGCATCGCATTATTGCCTTGCACGGAAATACGGTTCTCAAGATCAGCAGTCTTGGAATTCATGCTAATAAGCAAACCGAAGGGCATCGCTTCCTAGCGCCCGGGATACTTACTATTAGCGCAGCAGAGCAATACGAGCATGATCTGCAAAATAAAGCAAAAATCATTCCTAGTTTTAGCAAGCGTCGCTCACAAATTGAAGC includes:
- a CDS encoding gamma carbonic anhydrase family protein: MAIFELDGNVPQLAEGAWVAESAEVIGKVELQKDANIWPKVVIRGDNDLIQIGEGSNVQDASVLHTDPGYELIIGKGVTVGHQVMLHGCHIGDGSLVGIGAVILNGAKIGKHCLVGAGALITEGKEFPDGSMIIGSPAKAVKELSPEQINSIGAIAGRYVKNAQRYIKTLKKIS
- the ybeY gene encoding rRNA maturation RNase YbeY, with protein sequence MQTNPRPSNSKLVIDIQFASPAIESTIEKTASNVLIRKWIKSTTNKEGLLTLRFVNAAEGKKLNFAFRKKDYATNVLTFPYEHSKGYVVADIIFCLPVIQKEAKAQGKTLKAHLAHLIIHGCLHAHGFDHEVEKDAKKMEALEIALLKKLGFANPYLSL
- a CDS encoding putative Na+/H+ antiporter translates to MNFTPTELGASIIFAIAVLHTFCTGYFESLAKNSPRHAGLWHLLGEVEIVFGFWAAVLVIYMSLIDSLGSAKAYLDQRNFTEPLFVFAIMIVAGSKPILFVSTQILHKLAQGLQFLLRTRSAPTLYFLTLGITPLLGSLITEPAAMTLAAFLLRDLVYRHKCSKTLLFGTLGVLFVNISIGGTLTNFAAPPVLMVASTWQWSSAFMFSNFGLESCIAIFINALAATLLFHQQLIEPNTANKENRIPFAVIFMHLLFLFGVVIFAHDPIIFMWLLLFFIGYTTAYPKHQSPLILKEALLVGFFLAGLVVLGGLQGWWLQPILEMMSPTAVFYGSLTLTAITDNAALTYLGSLVTGTSLDFKLALVGGAVAGGGLTVIANAPNPAGIAILRGHFPGGAVSAVYLLLAAIPPTLVAIAAYRLL
- a CDS encoding AEC family transporter; amino-acid sequence: MLYVFNVVLPVFALILIGYVCGRAGKLGESASIELNRFVVWLALPAQLFNFAANSGWQTLWQLEFITAFFLSCLIVFVLVLGASYWRSGDLAAASFNGLSASYSNTGYMGIPLCALALGQDGLAPAIIATFIVFVMFALATVLIEIGILSHKKSHDVILSVLRSLCSNPLLIAPVAGLLWASCNVAMYDPIAQIISFLAAAATPCALVSIGLFLLQKSKAVSSQAWGISIAKLIIQPIIAWVIAGPILKLPTLWLNAIVILSALPTGTGPFMLAQYYKADGSIISRVVLITTVGSLLTLSFCLWWNSGI
- the lnt gene encoding apolipoprotein N-acyltransferase, whose product is MLKQQSSKSLYAVQVLILFSLGALLAGAAELPYGGWIQIPILSFIWWQLDTQKSKSFKNFFALGFAFGLGYFVIGLWWLYISLHDVGGMNSLLSCVAVFLLSAYVALYFSVATASIRLFKNTSMLGLFLASSWVISEYLRGEIFTGFPWMGLAEAQVNGPFAGIAPYVGGLGCTFLTVYVSWQITRLKNAFLNSATSIIFIGALTIISSLWSFTKPTGEPITVELIQGNFAQSLIFRPEGILKQIQFYDASISQSQAELVVAPETAFPWPEHNLPSGLIENLQSLSNRTGNNFLFGVIGRDADATNGREYSNRALGISQNSSAYLYDKNHLVPFGEFIPPGFHWFINAFSVPLSDFARGGNDQANFTVRRKNQPSLHAAITICYEDVFGGELASRIRRNPESTNLLINLTNLAWFGQSQAPAQQLRLSQLRSLETGLPALRATNTGITSVLGSNGKILQSLPEFTQGSLNAQVQAYSGKTPYVLWGNIPILSISSLLLIWGFIRHRRF
- a CDS encoding Rap1a/Tai family immunity protein, translating into MKKVLVVLAALAAFSGLAQAQESVKVLSTQELVNVCKLPASPESRSFCIGYSTAIYDTYLATRHPQRAKPFICVKQPAPGRDEVIADFVKFGQSNQQVADKPASGVFLGFLAARFPCARK
- a CDS encoding lipoprotein yields the protein MKKIIAITAAILTVAGCSNMSNTEQRTLSGAGIGAAAGAVGTAIFHGNPIWGAVGGAAVGAASGYVYDAYKKEQASEYNAGYNAGKTNKPANAPN
- the miaB gene encoding tRNA (N6-isopentenyl adenosine(37)-C2)-methylthiotransferase MiaB, with translation MKKLYIKTFGCQMNEYDSGKMADLLHADEGMVMTDTPEDADVVLLNTCSIREKAEDKVFSDLGRLRELKKTKPDLLIGVGGCVASQEGQQIVSRAPYVDVVFGPQTLHRLTDLIAQRRKTGVSQVDISFPEIEKFDHLPASRQTRGSAYVSIMEGCSKYCSYCVVPYTRGEEVSRPFDDVLTEVAGLASKGVKEIVLLGQNVNAYLGKMGGTEEIADFALLIEYIAEIPGVERIRFTTSHPKEFTQRLIDVYAKVPKLVSHLHLPVQHGSDAMLSAMKRGYTALEYKSIIRKMRAVRPDLTLSSDFIVGFPGETDADFEKLLKMVRELEFDNSFCFIFSPRPGTPAANLSDDTPYEVKLKRLQTLLSVIEGQANHISQKMLGNTEKVLIEGLAKDGVNLQGRAENNRVIHFKAPAQNIEPFIGKMADIQITEVLNYTLRGELVGAHAN
- a CDS encoding OsmC family protein; the encoded protein is MKKVVSQFGEGPLQQKLTVGDLHFLSDAYTSNGGTETGPTPHEYLGAALAACTSMTLKMYAGRKSMSLENAIVTVDIERLDDVETFTRDIQLIGSLSAEEKVRLIEIANKCPIHKALAGDIQIKTQLVN
- a CDS encoding rhodanese-like domain-containing protein → MKLKIGYQALIDDAMAQVETVPLDQAQKLLADPSTVFVDIRDIRELEREGMIPNALHAPRGMLEFWVDPDSPYYKPIFGEGRRLVLYCASAWRSALATETLQRMGVPNVSHLEGGYSAWKKAGLPVAEKVSKPTVV
- the maiA gene encoding maleylacetoacetate isomerase; its protein translation is MNAIKPKLYSFWRSSAAFRVRIALNLKGIDYEVIPVHLNKNGGDQLSEAYTNKNPNRLVPLFDDGKTHIHQSLAIIEYLEEMQPNPSLLPISPIDRAWVRALALDIASDIHPIDNLRVLRYLIKQLGISVEAKDTWYQHWITVGLASLEKRLSSDRRVGRFAYGDQPGLVDICLVPQLFNALASKIDLSPYPTLVRILNECMGLPAFISASWEKQIDAEGLNPAIPPQAK
- a CDS encoding HlyC/CorC family transporter, which gives rise to MSDPKSLLDRLADFLSPQPTSPSERRQELIDTLREAQIEGLIDADALSMIEGVFQVGQLSARDILVPRAQIDWIDINLPLSEIVKSVIEAAHSRFPVFEGTRDNVIGILLAKDLLRHSTEKDFQVRDWLRPAVFIPESKRLSVLLRDFKDNRNHLAVVVDEYSGIAGIITIEDVLEQIVGDIEDEHDIDEEADNIISLDNGDIRIKGITELEQLNDKLGTHFAVEDIETVAGLVIQHLGRVPKMGELIEIEGIEFEVQRADPRQIHILLARQASKKAD
- the glyQ gene encoding glycine--tRNA ligase subunit alpha encodes the protein MLTFQQIILKLQDYWDQQGCALLQPIDLEVGAGTSHTATFLRAIGPEPWKAAYVQPSRRPKDGRYGENPNRLQHYYQYQVVLKPAPENILELYLGSLAALGLDLKENDIRFVEDDWENPTLGAWGLGWEVWLNGMEVTQFTYFQQVGGLDCKPVLGEITYGIERLAMYIQNCSNVYDLVWAEGISYGDVYHQNEVEQSCYNFEHSNTDLLFANFSNYESEAKRLMEVPLALPAYEMVLKAAHTFNLLDARGAISVTERAAYIGRIRNLSRAVAQAYFESREKLGFPMCQRQAKV